Genomic segment of Candidatus Planktophila sp.:
TCAATTTCCTACAAAAGTGGCACGGAAGGTCTTAGTAATGATGTTGAGAACAATGTTTCTGTTTTATCACAACGTTTAGAAGAGGTTGCTTATCAAGAGATAGAGCGAGGGGTTTCTTTAATTGGTCCGCACCGCGACGATTTACATTTACAACTCGGAGAGTTTCCAGCAAAAGGGTATGCAAGCCACGGGGAATCATGGTCTATAGCAATATCTTTACGAATTGGCTCATTCAACTTACTTAAAAGCGAGGGCTCAGAACCCATTTTAATTTTAGATGATGTGTTTGCTGAACTTGATACTTCAAGAAGAGTTCAATTAATGTCAGCGACCACAATTGCAGAACAAACTATTATTACTGCTGCAGTTGAGATCGATTTACCATCTGAGTTGTTAACCCATCGATTTTATATAACACCAGGGTTAGTGAAGAAAGGTAAAAGTTAATGAGTAAACGAGACTTAGCTCTTGATTTGTTTAATAGCTTTAAAACAGGGGCGACCCGAAAGAAAAATACTCCTACGCCTACTCGACGCGTTGGAGAACCAGGGGATCCAGAGTTAATTGGTGGAGTTCTAAATAATCTCATCACAGAGCGAGAGTGGGACAGTGGATTAGCTGAAGGAAATTTATTTATTACATGGCCCCAGATTGTTGGCGTTGAAATTAGTCAACACGCAACACCTATCTCTATTTCAGGTGGAGTGCTAACTATTCAAAGCTCATCCACAGCCTGGGCCGTTCAACTATCTCTGGTAGCAAGCGAACTTTTGACCACAATCCAGAGGGATCCAGCAGGTGCCACGGTTGAAAAACTAGTATTTATAGGCCCTCACGGACCCACATGGAAAAAAGGGATTCGAACAATTCGCAACGCTAGAGGCCCAAGAGATACATACGGCTAATAGGCACCCTCACCAAAGCGTTCAACGCTCGGCTATACCCACATAGAGCCCCTTTTTCGGGTATTTCTCCCTCGCTTTTACGTATATGATGAAGCCTTGCAGATGGGATTATCCCCTCCAGACGCCTTTATAAGGTCTTTGGGCTCACAGCGTGAAAAGGAGCGAGATGGTCGAGAACTCCTATAACGCCAGCGCGATTACTGTCCTTGAAGGCCTGGAGGCCGTTCGTAAACGCCCAGGGATGTATATCGGCTCCACCGGCGAGAGGGGGCTCCACCACCTAGTTTATGAGGTTGTAGATAACTCAGTTGATGAGGCTCTAGCTGGCTACTGCTCTGAAATTAATATCGCATTAATGGCAGATGGTGGAGTAGAAGTAATTGATAATGGCCGAGGGATCCCGGTAGATATTCATCCCATTGAAAAGATACCCGCACTCGAAGTTGTACTCACAACGCTGCACGCGGGTGGAAAATTTGGCGATAGTGGATATTCAGTTTCCGGTGGATTGCATGGAGTTGGAATCTCTGTAGTTAACGCACTCAGCACAGATCTCTCTGTGATAGTTCAACGAGATGGAAGTTTCTGGTATCAAGATTACAAACTCGGTATTCCAACTGCGCCAGTGAAAAAAGGAGAGCCTTCAACAGCCTCAGGAACAACCGTACGCTTTTGGCCATCAAAAGAAATTTTTGAAACTACGGATTTTTCTTTCGAAATTTTATCTACACGATTACGGGAAATGGCTTTTCTTAATAAAGGTCTAATTTTAACTTTAACCGATCTACGCGCAGGCCATGTTGACGAAAAAGGTGAACAACTAACAGTTCGCTATCAGTACCATGGCGGAATCTCTGACTTTGTAAAACATTTAAACTCAACCCGCGGAGAAACACACAAATCTATTATCTCTTTTACTGCCGAAGATACTAAAAATAAGATTGAACTAGAAGTGTCCATGCAATGGAATGCAGGTTTTAGTGAATCTGTATACACATTCGCAAACACTATTCACACCCACGAGGGTGGTGCACACGAAGAAGGATTTCGAACATCACTAACATCCGTAGTGAATAAATTTGGCGAAGAACAAGGCTTTATCAGAAAGAAAGAGGATCGCTTAACTGGAGATGATGTCCGAGAAGGTTTAACTGCGATTGTTTCAATTAAATTAGTTGACCCTCAGTTTGAAGGACAGACAAAGACAAAACTAGGAAATACAATTGCCAAAACTTTTACACAAAAAGTTGTAAATGAAGAGTTAACGACGTGGTTTGAACAAAACCCAAGCGAGGGCAAAGAAATTGTTCGGAAGAGTATTGATGCTGCGGCTGCACGTGTTGCGGCGCGAAAAGCCCGCGATTTAAGCCGAAATCGAAAGGGTTTACTTGAAGGCCGTGGGATGCCAGGTAAATTGGCGGACTGCCAATGGACCGATCCAGAAAAATGCGAACTTTATATTGTTGAAGGTGATTCAGCTGGTGGATCAACAAAAGGTGGACGCGATTCGCGTAACCAAGCCGTGCTACCCATCCGAGGAAAAATTCTCAATGTTGAAAAAGCACGTATAGATCGAGTCTTACAAAATAACGAAGTGCAAGCGTTGATAACTGCCCTTGGCACAGGAGTTCACGATGATTTTGATATTGCAAAACTGCGCTACCACAAAATCATTTTAATGGCCGATGCTGATGTGGATGGTCAACACATTCGTACGCTCTTACTAACTTTACTTTTTCGTTTTATGCGCCCATTAATTGAAAACGGTTTTGTGTATTTTGCTCAACCCCCTTTATATAAATTAAAGTGGGGCGGAAAAGAACCTGTTGAATACGCATTTAGCGACCGCGAGCGCGATGGAATGATTCAAATAGGTTTAGAAAATGGAAAACGTCTTCCTAAAGAAGATGGAATCCAACGTTTTAAAGGTTTAGGTGAGATGCCAGCTAAAGAGTTGTGGGATACAACAATGGATCCTGAGCACCGAGTTCTCATTAAAGTGATGCTTGAAGATGCGGCTGCAGCAGATGACTTATTTTCAGTTCTTATGGGAGAAGATGTAGAAAAGCGTCGCGCATTTATTCAACGAAACGCCAAAGATGTTAGATTCTTGGATATCTAATGGATGAATTAAACCCAAAGAATTTACAGTCCTTCGACAAGATTGAGACCGTCGACCTACAAGTAGAGATGGCGCGTTCATATCTTGACTATGCGATGTCAGTCATTGTTGGTCGGGCACTTCCTGATGTGCGAGATGGATTAAAACCTGTTCACCGCCGCGTCTTGTACGCGATGTATGACGCGGGTTACCGCCCGGATAAGGGTTACTACAAATCCTCACGTATCGTCGGTGATGTTATGGGTAATTACCACCCACATGGCGATACGGCTATTTATGACTCAGTTGTCCGCCTCGCTCAGCATTGGTCACTTCGGTATTTATTAATCGATGGCAATGGAAACTTTGGCTCACCCGGCAACGATCCGGCAGCGGCAATGCGCTATACCGAAGCTCGCTTATCTCACATAGCTATGGAGATGATGCGCGATATCGATGAAGATACCGTCAACTTTGTACCTAACTATGATGGCCGATCTCAAGAGCCAACTGTTTTACCGTCACGATTCCCAAACCTCTTAGTTAACGGAAGCGCGGGAATCGCCGTAGGAATGGCTACTAATATCCCCCCACACAACTTACGCGAAATCGGCGAAGCGGTTGTGTACACACTTGAACACCCAGAGTTAAAACCAGAAGAGCTTCTTAGTGAACTTCTTAAAATAGTTAAAGGTCCAGATTTTCCAACAAAAGCACTCATTGTTGGACGTGGTGGAATTGAAGATGCTTATCGCACAGGCCGAGGTTCGATCACAATGCGTGCAGTCGTACAAGTTGAAGAGATTAATAAACGCACATGTTTAGTTATTAGCGAATTACCATATCAAGTTAACCCCGACAACCTTGCGCTTAAAATCGCGGAGTTAGTCAAAGATGGAAAAATTAAAGGTATCGCCGATGTGCGCGACGAAGGCAACGAGCGATTAGGTCAACGCTTAGTTGTTGTTTTGCACAATAGCGCGATTCCTAAAGTGATTCTTAACAACTTATATAAACACACCCAATTACAGGATACTTTCGGCGCTAACATGTTAGCGCTCGTCGATGGTGTTCCACGTACTTTGCGCCTTGATGAATTTATTCGTTATTACATTGAACACCAAGTCGAAGTAATCGTTCGCCGCACTAAGTTCCGTTTAGCTGAAAAGGAGCGCCGAGCACACATCTTGCAGGGTTATCTAAAAGCCCTCGACGCCCTCGACGCCGTAATCGCATTAATCCGTGCCTCTACAACTCCTGAAGAGGCGCGAACAGGTTTAATGAAGTTACTGGATGTTGATGAGATTCAAGCTAATGCAATTTTGGATATGCAACTTCGCCGTATTGCTGCTCTAGAGCGACAAAAAATTAATGATGAATATGACTCTTTAATGTCCGACATCGTTGAATTAAATGCAATCTTGGCTAGCACGGATAAACAACGTGGAATAGTCAAAAATGAGCTTATAGAGCTCGTTACTAAATATGGAGATGAGCGCCGCACGCAGATTGTAGCCAGCGAAGGTGACTTTAGCGCTGAAGATTTGATTCCAAATCAAGATGTGGTCGTAACGATTACTCGCGGTGGTTATTCCAAGCGCACAATGGCAGATCTCTATCGATCTCAACGACGTGGAGGCCGCGGCGTAAAAGGGGCCGCATTAAAAGAAGATGATGTTGTAGATCATTTCTTTGTTGCATCAACTCATGATTGGTTGTTGTTTTTTACTAACCAAGGCCGTGTCTACCGTGCAAAAGTTCATGAACTCCCAGATGCAGGACGCGATGCACGGGGCCAACACGTAGCGAATTTAATGGCCTTCAAATCCGAAGAAAGAATTGCACAGGTATTAGCGCTCAAAGATTACACAATCTCACCATTCTTAGTGCTAGCAACGAAAGGTGGACTTATTAAGAAAACTCCACTTGCTGAATTTGACTCTCCTCGCACTGGAGGCTTAATAGCAATCTCATTAAAACCACATGACGAAGTTGTTAGCGCATCACTTATTAATAAAGAAGATGAACTTCTATTAGTATCAACAAAGGGAATGTCACTTCGATTTACCGCAGACGATGGATCATTGCGCCCAATGGGTAGATCAACTAGTGGTGTTATCGGTATGAAGTTTCGAAGCGGAGACTCATTGTTAACTATGGCTCGAATTGATAGTGATTTAGCAGCACACTCATTTGTCTTTACTGCAACTGATGGCGGTTTCGGTAAAAAAACTCCAATTGATGAGTATCGACTACAAGGACGAGGCGGGATTGGTATTAAAGCTGCCAAAATAGATGAAAACTCACGTGGATTATTAGTGAGCGCTCTTGTATTACGTGATGAGGATGAGGTTTTAGCCATCACATCGGCGGGAACAGTAATGCGAACACCAGCTGCACAGGTTCGTCAAACCGGCCGAGATTCAATGGGTGTCCGTTTAGTCAATCTAGATGAAGGCGTTACCTTGGTATCAGTGACTAAAAATAGTGAAGATGAGATTTCCCCAAAAACTTAGTATGGTTCACACCTGAAGTTGTAGGGCCTAACTCTCCATTTTGGGAGTTAGCGAAGTTCAAGGTAACCTTGCGCTTCTGCATTAAAGAGAGATCTTTTATGCGGGCCTATAGCTCAGCCTGGTTAGAGCGCTTCCCTGATAAGGAAGAGGTCGATGGTTCGAGTCCATCTAGGCCCACCCGTTCTAATACGGGGACCTAGCTCAATTGGTAGAGCACCGCCTTTGCAAGGCGGGGGTTAGGGGTTCGATTCCCCTGGTCTCCACATGACAAATAGCGCAACCCTTCATACATCTCTCGGCGACATAGTCGTTGAGCTATTCCCAAACCACGCACCTAAGACCGTTGCCAACTTTGTTGAGTTAGCTACCGGCGCTAAGGAGTGGACAGATCCAAGAACCGGCTCAACAACAAAGGCTAATTTGTATGACGGAACAATTTTTCACCGCGTCATTGACGGCTTCATGATTCAAGGTGGAGATCCACTTGGAAAAGGAACTGGCGGTCCTGGTTACCGCTTCGCAGATGAATTCCACGGAGAGTTAGTCTTTGATCGCCCATACATCCTAGCAATGGCCAACTCAGGACCGGGAACCAATGGTTCACAGTTCTTCATTACCACCGCACCAACAACATGGTTAAACCGGAAGCATTCAATCTTCGGTGAGGTTAAAGATTCGGCTAGCCAGGCAGTAGTAGATGCAATCGGCAAAACTAAGACTGGTGCGCAAGATAAGCCAGTAACCGACATCACGATCAACAGCATCACCATTGCTTAAACGTTCTGCAACATATTCTTTAATCGCAATTATCAGCGGTGCATTTCTGCTGCAGATGATTGTTCCAGAAATCGAAGTACATTTAGTTTTACCGAACATCGACTATTTAAAAGCAACCAATGAGTGGTACAGATTGATTACTGTGGCACTAACACATGCAGGTTTACTGCACCTAGGTTTTAATATGTATGCGTTAATGGTTTTAGGAAATCCAATTGAAGATGCATTTGGAAAAAATAAACTGTTGATTATTTTCTTCTTCTCGCTTTTAACAGGGTCACTAACATCGGCTTATTTTGCATCAGCAACTAGTTATTCTGTCGGTGCATCAGGAGCGATTTTTGGTTTATTTGGAGCTATGGTCATCGTTGGAAATAGAATCGGTGCGGAGGTTCGATCTATATATGTGATCATCGGACTCAATTTTGTAATTGGCTTTGCCCTAGGAGGAGTAGATTGGAAAGCCCATCTCGGAGGATTAATCGGCGGCTTAATTAGCGCCAAGTTTGTGTTACATAAGCGCTAAGAGTTATCCACAGCGATTATCCACAGTGTGGAGAGAGTTACACCCTTGTAATTTAGAGGGTTATCTCTACCTCCACCTAGTTGCTAGAGTGAAGCCAACACCAATGAAACTGAAGCCAACAATCATGTTCCAGGCGCCAATTCCTGGGATTGGATAACGAGTTTGAGTAACATAAAAAATGACTATCCAAAAAAGGCCAATTAAAAAGCCAGCCACCATGGTCGGAGCGAGCCACTTTGGGCTCTCAAGCGGGGCATGTGGAGCGTCAACGACGATCTGAGCCTCATGGGAGTGCTTTTCAATAACTTTCTTACGGAGCTTTGATTTAGGCATACACGAAAGATACACCATGGGTAAGAATGCTCCTATGGCAACAAAAATCCTCGTTATCGATAATTACGATTCCTTTGTTTTTAACCTGGTCCAATATCTGGGTCAATTAGGCGCAGAGTGCATAGTTGTTCGAAATGATGAGGTACAGGCAGATGCCGCTAAAGATTTTGATGGAGTACTTATCTCTCCTGGGCCAGGGATTCCAGAGAAAGCTGGAGTAAGTATCGCAATGATTAAATTCTGCGCAGAAAAAAAGATTCCTTTATTTGGGGTTTGCCTTGGGCATCAAGCAATCGGTGTTGCCTTTGGTGCAACTGTTTCTCGAGCACCAGAGTTGCTCCATGGAAAAACTTCACTCGTGTACCACAAATTCCAAGGAGTTCTAGCAGGTCTACCTACCCCATTTACGGCAACACGCTATCACTCATTGTGCATTGAGCCAGCTACGGTCGGCGAGGATCTTGAAATAACAAGTCAGACCGATTCTGGGATTGTAATGTCGATGCGCCACCGCACTTTACCAATCGAAGGAGTGCAGTTTCATCCTGAATCGGTTTTGACAGAGCATGGACATGCAATGCTAGCTAACTGGTTACATGAGTGTGGAGACATGCAAGCGCGTGAAAAAGCGGTTGGTCTATCGGCGATTGTGGGCGTTAAAGTTTAAGGTGCAGTATTAATTGTAATTGTCACAGTTTTACCAATTGTTTGAGTCGTACCTGCATCGGGTGCTTGTCTAATAACTACATCCAGAGGTTGATTAGGATCGTAGGCTTGAATCTCATTCACTAAAAAACCAACTTGAGCAAGAAGTGTTTTCGCTTGGATCGCATCGACTCCGATAAGTTCGGGAACTTCAATCTCACCATTTGCGATTCGTAGAATTACGCCACTTCCAGCGGTTATTGTTGAACCACCTTCAGGGGTAACTTTCAAGACAGTTCCTTGTGGTTCAGTTGAAGGTACGGCCTCGGTTCGCGCAATTAATAAGCCAACTGCAGATAATGCAGCTCGGGCATCTGCTAAAGACATTCCAACTAAATCCCCCGGAACTATTGAATCTCCAGGACCATCTGAGAGTGTGAGCACAACACCGGAGCCTTTTTGAGCACGCACTGTGGCAAGTGGAATCTGACTAGCAACGCGATCTTTAGGAATTTGAGCATCTCGTGCTCGTGTAACTGTGACCACGTAATCTAATAACAAAGCTTTAGCTTCGGCCTCAGTAAGTCCGACAACATTTGGAATCTGAGGGAAAGTTGTTGCATCTTCCGAGGGTTTAGTCAGTATCAACCCGGTAGCGATTAAAGAAATCGCGAGAATTGATGAGACTGCAGTTATTAATACTTTACGTCTGGAAATCTTTGCCCGAGGTGCTTTAGTAGTTAAAGCCTGCCCCGCCGAGATCTTAAAGAGATCATCGAGCATGAGACCTGCAGATTGATATCGATCCTCAACCTTTTTAGCAAGCGCAACGGCCAAAATTACATCCACATCCGGTGGCAAATCAGGTTGAAGCACGCTTGGGGCAACTAACTTTCCTGAGACATGTTGATATGCAATCGAAACCGGAGTATCACCCGTAAAGGGAGGTTTTCCAGTGAGAACTTCATAGAGCAAGCAACCAGTTGAGTAAATATCACTGCGAAGATCTGCAACTTCACCCAAAGCTTGCTCAGGGGATAAGTATTGGGCGGTCCCAACAATGTTCCATGTATTTGTTAACGTCGCACCTAAATCTGCAAGCGCACGCGCTATTCCAAAATCCATGACTTTTACATCACCTTGATCAGTAATCATAACATTTGCAGGTTTGATATCACGATGGACAATACCTCGCTCATGCGAATATTCGAGAGCGGCTAAAATTCCTTCACCAATTGTAAGAGCTCGTTTAAGCGGAATACGCTCGCCTTTATGTATGAGTTCGCGAAGAGTCTGACCAGAGACAAGTTCCATAACAATATACGGCGCGGGTTCTTCGCCCGAATCATAAACAGCCACAATGCCTGGGTGGTTTAAACCAGCGGCAGCAAAGGCCTCTTTTCTAAAACGAGCAACAAAGGATGGATCGCGGGCTAAATCACTCCGCAAAACTTTGATAGCAACAGCGCGTGCAAGCCTTATATCTGTTGCGGCATAAACATCGGCCATTCCACCGGTGCCAATCATCTCACCGAGCTTGTAACGTCCACCCAGAAGTGCTGTGCTCACAGCGCGGCCCCCAAAAACTCATTTGTAGTAACTTCTTCACGAGTGATATCCGCAATAAGAGCTGTGATGTTATCTGGTGCACCTTGAATATATGTTGCATCAATCAGCGCTTTAATTGCGATTTTTTTATCACGTTTCTTTAATAGAAGCTTTATCTCTTTCTCATTCAAAACACTCGATAAACCATCGCTACATAAAAGATAACGATCACCTTCTTTAGCATCAAATAGTTGCAAAACAGGAACAATGTTTCCTTCACCCATGAGCGCTTGGGTTAATACAGAACGTTGAGGATGTTCAAGAGCCTCGGTAATGGTGATAGCTCCTTGAGAAAGTAATTCTTGAATAACGGTATGGTCATTACTTAACTGCTCAATCGTGTTTCCGCGTAATCGATAACACCGTGAATCACCAACATGCAATAGTGCAATTGAATCATTATGAATCACGAGCGCAGTTAAAGTAGTTCCCATTCCTCGTAGTTCGACTGCCTCACGGGAATAATCGCCAATTTCAGTGTCGATTGTGTGCAACGAGTTGATTAATAAGTCGTGCGCCGAATCAGAATCAATAGTTACATCCGTGAGCATCGGAGCCATTGATTCAAGAGTTCTAATTGCGATTTTGGAAGCCACCTCTCCACCGGCATGGCCTCCCATTCCATCAGCAACGGCAATTAAACGGCCAGAGACAAAAGCCGAATCCTCATTTCCGTTTCGTACCAATCCCAGGGCTGAGCGCGCATCGCTATCGAAGTAAAAGCCACCCATAAGAGGTAAGCCTAACCCCTGTTAATCTTTAATCATGAAGATTTACGCCCACCGAGGGGCATCGATTGATTTTCCTGAGATGACAATGAGGGCGTATCAAGGCGCTCTTGATGATGGGGCCGATGGCTTTGAATGTGATGTTCGAGTGACACAAGATAACCAACTCGTTCTCTGGCATGACGCCGATATGAAGCGGGTGGCTAGTTATAGCGGGCGAATTGCCGAGATGGATTTTTTGGAGATAAAACGCCACTACCCAGAGGCAATTCTATTAGATGAGTTACTTGAACTAGCTAGAGACAATAAAAAAGAGTTAGCAATTGAAACAAAACACCCCGTACCAACTGGAAGTGCAGTCGAGAAGAAAGTGATGCAACTCATCGCTCAAGAAGTGCAGCTACATGAGATAACAATTATGTCTTTCTCCTGGCTTGCCATAGAAAATATTAGAAAGATCAATCCACTACAACCAACAGTTGCCTTATTGGAAGATCGTTTTAACGCTCTCATGCGTAGATATACCTCGGCGCATTTCTTAGGACCAAGCGTGGAATATCTACGACTAAGGCCCGAGTTAACCCACGAGCATCGAAAACTCTTTGTTTGGACTGTAGATGACGCTGATGACATGCGTTTTTGTTCAGATAATGGAGTAGAAGTTCTGATTACAAACAATCCGTCATATGCACGTAGGGTGCTCGGGTATCATTAGCAAGTGAGTACATATGCATATCTTGGCCCAAAGGGAACTTTCACCGAAGCGGCACTTAAAAAGATTACCTCTTCTAACGACTCGCTCATTCCTTATGCAAATGTCACAGCAGCGCTAGATGCCGTCCGAGTTGGTAAGGCTCATTTTGCTCTGGTACCCATTGAAAACTCCGTTGAGGGTGTGGTCGCTAGGACTCTTGACGAACTTGCTACAGGCACCCCACTAACAATTGTTGGTGAAGTTACCTTGCCCGTCTCCTTCGCTTTGATGGTTAAGAGAGATGTTTTTGACATACGTCGAATTGCAACCCATCCACATGCAGAAGCTCAGTGCCGAACATACATAGCAACTAATTATCCGGAAGCTGAATTAATAGCTACAGCCTCAACAGCGGCAGCGGCCGAAGCAATTGGACGTGGAGAGTTTGATGCGGCAATTGCTGCCCCAGTAGCCGCTGCGCACTATGGTCTGCGCGTAATCGCCGACAATATTGGTGACAATTTAGGGGCAGTTACTCGCTTCGTTCTTGTTTCAAAGCCAGGCGTGACTCCAAAAGCAACTGGCTTAGATCGCACATCACTGGCGGTATTTATCGGAATAGACCACGCCGGGGCGCTTCTAGATATCTTGACTGAATTTGCTAAACGGAATGTTAATCTAACTTTTATTCAAAGCCGGCCTACAGGTTTAGAGCTGGGACATTACCATTTCATTATCGATGCAGAGGGCCATATTGCAGACACTGCTGTAAAAGAGACGGTTGAAGCTTTGCGTGCGATATGTGAAGACATCCGCTTCCTTGGCTCTTACCCACGAGAAAAGGCTGGAAAATGATTGACCTCAAATTCTTGCGTGAGAATCCTGAAGTAGTACGAGCATCTCAACGAGGTCGTTTTGAGGATGAGAGCATTGTAGACAAAGCTTTGGCCAGTGATGAAAATCGTCGGAAAGCAATAAATGAGTTTGAAGCACTTCGTGCCGA
This window contains:
- a CDS encoding DciA family protein, which encodes MSKRDLALDLFNSFKTGATRKKNTPTPTRRVGEPGDPELIGGVLNNLITEREWDSGLAEGNLFITWPQIVGVEISQHATPISISGGVLTIQSSSTAWAVQLSLVASELLTTIQRDPAGATVEKLVFIGPHGPTWKKGIRTIRNARGPRDTYG
- the gyrB gene encoding DNA topoisomerase (ATP-hydrolyzing) subunit B; this translates as MVENSYNASAITVLEGLEAVRKRPGMYIGSTGERGLHHLVYEVVDNSVDEALAGYCSEINIALMADGGVEVIDNGRGIPVDIHPIEKIPALEVVLTTLHAGGKFGDSGYSVSGGLHGVGISVVNALSTDLSVIVQRDGSFWYQDYKLGIPTAPVKKGEPSTASGTTVRFWPSKEIFETTDFSFEILSTRLREMAFLNKGLILTLTDLRAGHVDEKGEQLTVRYQYHGGISDFVKHLNSTRGETHKSIISFTAEDTKNKIELEVSMQWNAGFSESVYTFANTIHTHEGGAHEEGFRTSLTSVVNKFGEEQGFIRKKEDRLTGDDVREGLTAIVSIKLVDPQFEGQTKTKLGNTIAKTFTQKVVNEELTTWFEQNPSEGKEIVRKSIDAAAARVAARKARDLSRNRKGLLEGRGMPGKLADCQWTDPEKCELYIVEGDSAGGSTKGGRDSRNQAVLPIRGKILNVEKARIDRVLQNNEVQALITALGTGVHDDFDIAKLRYHKIILMADADVDGQHIRTLLLTLLFRFMRPLIENGFVYFAQPPLYKLKWGGKEPVEYAFSDRERDGMIQIGLENGKRLPKEDGIQRFKGLGEMPAKELWDTTMDPEHRVLIKVMLEDAAAADDLFSVLMGEDVEKRRAFIQRNAKDVRFLDI
- the gyrA gene encoding DNA gyrase subunit A, with translation MDELNPKNLQSFDKIETVDLQVEMARSYLDYAMSVIVGRALPDVRDGLKPVHRRVLYAMYDAGYRPDKGYYKSSRIVGDVMGNYHPHGDTAIYDSVVRLAQHWSLRYLLIDGNGNFGSPGNDPAAAMRYTEARLSHIAMEMMRDIDEDTVNFVPNYDGRSQEPTVLPSRFPNLLVNGSAGIAVGMATNIPPHNLREIGEAVVYTLEHPELKPEELLSELLKIVKGPDFPTKALIVGRGGIEDAYRTGRGSITMRAVVQVEEINKRTCLVISELPYQVNPDNLALKIAELVKDGKIKGIADVRDEGNERLGQRLVVVLHNSAIPKVILNNLYKHTQLQDTFGANMLALVDGVPRTLRLDEFIRYYIEHQVEVIVRRTKFRLAEKERRAHILQGYLKALDALDAVIALIRASTTPEEARTGLMKLLDVDEIQANAILDMQLRRIAALERQKINDEYDSLMSDIVELNAILASTDKQRGIVKNELIELVTKYGDERRTQIVASEGDFSAEDLIPNQDVVVTITRGGYSKRTMADLYRSQRRGGRGVKGAALKEDDVVDHFFVASTHDWLLFFTNQGRVYRAKVHELPDAGRDARGQHVANLMAFKSEERIAQVLALKDYTISPFLVLATKGGLIKKTPLAEFDSPRTGGLIAISLKPHDEVVSASLINKEDELLLVSTKGMSLRFTADDGSLRPMGRSTSGVIGMKFRSGDSLLTMARIDSDLAAHSFVFTATDGGFGKKTPIDEYRLQGRGGIGIKAAKIDENSRGLLVSALVLRDEDEVLAITSAGTVMRTPAAQVRQTGRDSMGVRLVNLDEGVTLVSVTKNSEDEISPKT
- a CDS encoding peptidylprolyl isomerase; amino-acid sequence: MTNSATLHTSLGDIVVELFPNHAPKTVANFVELATGAKEWTDPRTGSTTKANLYDGTIFHRVIDGFMIQGGDPLGKGTGGPGYRFADEFHGELVFDRPYILAMANSGPGTNGSQFFITTAPTTWLNRKHSIFGEVKDSASQAVVDAIGKTKTGAQDKPVTDITINSITIA
- a CDS encoding rhomboid family intramembrane serine protease; the protein is MLKRSATYSLIAIISGAFLLQMIVPEIEVHLVLPNIDYLKATNEWYRLITVALTHAGLLHLGFNMYALMVLGNPIEDAFGKNKLLIIFFFSLLTGSLTSAYFASATSYSVGASGAIFGLFGAMVIVGNRIGAEVRSIYVIIGLNFVIGFALGGVDWKAHLGGLIGGLISAKFVLHKR
- a CDS encoding cell division protein CrgA, which gives rise to MPKSKLRKKVIEKHSHEAQIVVDAPHAPLESPKWLAPTMVAGFLIGLFWIVIFYVTQTRYPIPGIGAWNMIVGFSFIGVGFTLATRWR
- a CDS encoding aminodeoxychorismate/anthranilate synthase component II; translation: MATKILVIDNYDSFVFNLVQYLGQLGAECIVVRNDEVQADAAKDFDGVLISPGPGIPEKAGVSIAMIKFCAEKKIPLFGVCLGHQAIGVAFGATVSRAPELLHGKTSLVYHKFQGVLAGLPTPFTATRYHSLCIEPATVGEDLEITSQTDSGIVMSMRHRTLPIEGVQFHPESVLTEHGHAMLANWLHECGDMQAREKAVGLSAIVGVKV
- a CDS encoding protein kinase: MSTALLGGRYKLGEMIGTGGMADVYAATDIRLARAVAIKVLRSDLARDPSFVARFRKEAFAAAGLNHPGIVAVYDSGEEPAPYIVMELVSGQTLRELIHKGERIPLKRALTIGEGILAALEYSHERGIVHRDIKPANVMITDQGDVKVMDFGIARALADLGATLTNTWNIVGTAQYLSPEQALGEVADLRSDIYSTGCLLYEVLTGKPPFTGDTPVSIAYQHVSGKLVAPSVLQPDLPPDVDVILAVALAKKVEDRYQSAGLMLDDLFKISAGQALTTKAPRAKISRRKVLITAVSSILAISLIATGLILTKPSEDATTFPQIPNVVGLTEAEAKALLLDYVVTVTRARDAQIPKDRVASQIPLATVRAQKGSGVVLTLSDGPGDSIVPGDLVGMSLADARAALSAVGLLIARTEAVPSTEPQGTVLKVTPEGGSTITAGSGVILRIANGEIEVPELIGVDAIQAKTLLAQVGFLVNEIQAYDPNQPLDVVIRQAPDAGTTQTIGKTVTITINTAP
- a CDS encoding protein phosphatase 2C domain-containing protein, which translates into the protein MGGFYFDSDARSALGLVRNGNEDSAFVSGRLIAVADGMGGHAGGEVASKIAIRTLESMAPMLTDVTIDSDSAHDLLINSLHTIDTEIGDYSREAVELRGMGTTLTALVIHNDSIALLHVGDSRCYRLRGNTIEQLSNDHTVIQELLSQGAITITEALEHPQRSVLTQALMGEGNIVPVLQLFDAKEGDRYLLCSDGLSSVLNEKEIKLLLKKRDKKIAIKALIDATYIQGAPDNITALIADITREEVTTNEFLGAAL
- a CDS encoding glycerophosphodiester phosphodiesterase family protein; this translates as MKIYAHRGASIDFPEMTMRAYQGALDDGADGFECDVRVTQDNQLVLWHDADMKRVASYSGRIAEMDFLEIKRHYPEAILLDELLELARDNKKELAIETKHPVPTGSAVEKKVMQLIAQEVQLHEITIMSFSWLAIENIRKINPLQPTVALLEDRFNALMRRYTSAHFLGPSVEYLRLRPELTHEHRKLFVWTVDDADDMRFCSDNGVEVLITNNPSYARRVLGYH